Proteins from a single region of Amycolatopsis sp. CA-230715:
- a CDS encoding SRPBCC domain-containing protein produces MSKEFEVGFEGVLPATPEQAWAAITIATAAWSWPIVYEPRLGGAEKGLTHYGGTVTAWEPGKHFATRCEAPDGWFNDLDYVLEQDEGGTFLRFTHTGIFFEDWDTSYDACRQHTALYYHSLGEYLAHFRGCEAVYAITDAPAASSEPDGFAKVKAALGVPEDVEVGDAVELALGITGTIDYRTPNFLGVRTKDTLYRFFGRNAFGWPVAVGRHLFAPDANAAEELWRDWLDAVFT; encoded by the coding sequence ATGAGCAAGGAATTCGAAGTCGGGTTCGAAGGTGTCCTGCCCGCCACGCCCGAGCAGGCATGGGCGGCGATCACCATCGCCACGGCGGCGTGGTCGTGGCCGATCGTGTACGAGCCCCGGCTCGGTGGTGCGGAAAAAGGCTTGACCCACTACGGCGGCACGGTGACCGCGTGGGAGCCGGGCAAGCATTTCGCCACCCGGTGCGAAGCGCCGGACGGCTGGTTCAACGACCTTGACTACGTCCTCGAACAAGACGAGGGCGGCACGTTCCTCCGGTTCACCCACACCGGGATCTTCTTCGAGGATTGGGACACCAGCTACGACGCCTGCCGCCAGCACACCGCGCTCTACTACCATTCGCTCGGTGAGTACCTGGCGCATTTCCGGGGTTGCGAAGCGGTTTACGCGATCACCGACGCCCCCGCGGCGTCCTCGGAGCCGGATGGCTTCGCGAAGGTCAAGGCAGCACTGGGCGTTCCCGAGGACGTAGAGGTCGGCGACGCTGTCGAACTGGCACTGGGCATCACGGGCACCATCGACTACCGCACCCCGAACTTCCTCGGCGTCCGGACCAAGGACACCCTCTACCGGTTCTTCGGACGCAACGCGTTCGGGTGGCCGGTCGCCGTCGGCCGCCACCTCTTCGCGCCGGACGCGAACGCCGCGGAAGAACTGTGGCGGGACTGGCTCGACGCGGTGTTCACCTGA
- a CDS encoding HNH endonuclease signature motif containing protein — MRDKGCAFASCSRAPCHCEAHQVIPWAHGGTTDLDNLVLLCSAHHRLLHRSDWTLRMVNGLPEFTPPEFVDPWRRSRSNRHTAQPRAA, encoded by the coding sequence ATGCGCGACAAGGGATGCGCGTTCGCAAGCTGTTCCCGCGCGCCCTGTCACTGCGAGGCGCACCAGGTCATTCCGTGGGCACACGGCGGCACCACCGATTTAGATAATCTCGTGCTGTTATGTTCCGCGCACCATCGACTGTTGCATCGTAGCGACTGGACACTCCGCATGGTCAACGGACTCCCCGAATTCACCCCGCCCGAGTTCGTTGACCCGTGGCGAAGATCCCGATCGAACCGCCACACCGCCCAACCCCGCGCCGCGTAG
- a CDS encoding MarR family winged helix-turn-helix transcriptional regulator → MSESSGTAMTYDGKPLLGPLLRQAFRWFADATIADLEAKGMPPLSITQMDIFTKLDPGGITISELARRSGVARQSAHQAVGELVKAGVLRIEPDPSSTRSKLVLPTEAGLERLRIARRTLAEAERRLVDRLGEDVVDQLRAALDADWGPPHPAV, encoded by the coding sequence ATGTCCGAATCGAGCGGCACGGCGATGACCTACGACGGCAAGCCCCTGCTGGGGCCGCTGCTCAGGCAGGCGTTCCGCTGGTTCGCCGACGCGACGATCGCCGACCTCGAAGCGAAGGGGATGCCGCCGCTGAGCATCACGCAGATGGACATCTTCACCAAGCTCGATCCCGGCGGGATCACGATCTCCGAGCTGGCGCGCCGCTCCGGTGTCGCGCGCCAGTCGGCGCACCAGGCCGTCGGTGAGCTGGTGAAGGCGGGCGTGCTGCGCATCGAGCCGGATCCGTCTTCGACGCGCAGCAAACTGGTCCTGCCGACGGAAGCGGGTTTGGAGCGCTTGCGGATCGCGCGCCGGACGCTGGCCGAGGCCGAGCGGCGACTGGTCGACCGGCTCGGCGAGGACGTGGTCGACCAGCTGCGGGCGGCACTGGACGCCGATTGGGGTCCGCCGCACCCGGCCGTCTGA
- a CDS encoding FAD-dependent monooxygenase, translating to MAADPVDVLVVGAGPVGLMAAGELLRRGVRVRVVEAAGGPVRRSRALGTQARTLEIYEQLGIVDEILALGQRVTGFVRHVEGADVQRFDFGYSDVPTRYEYGLLVDQTRTEEVLRRRVERLGGTVEWGTRLDSLSQDENGVRAVLVGQDGAAAAVEVPWLVGCDGAHSVVRKQLGIPLEGESTYTWLVADAEVEIGLDPHAVHWFFADGGAVMLFPMRDKGRWRLLDTADALLDNEPSKVAERFQRRVTAATGLPARFGVPDWVSVFTIQQRAVPEMRRGRCFVAGDAAHVHSPAGGQGMNTGLQDAFNLGWKLASVIDGTAGEELLDSYAAERVPIGKKLLESTAMITSYVLGTTDERYGQVNGREILGTIQALSISYPRSPLTVPDDGGATPRPGERVTAVTADRAGGDGWLALLGQLRNPQWTLLRLGNHGGSDAAPEGVAVLALDDAELSEDLGAEGGGWLLIRPDGYVSARGGPEDPVSWPEYAIRR from the coding sequence ATGGCAGCCGATCCAGTGGACGTGCTGGTCGTGGGCGCGGGCCCGGTCGGGCTGATGGCGGCGGGGGAGCTGCTGCGCAGAGGGGTGCGGGTCCGGGTGGTCGAAGCCGCCGGAGGTCCCGTGCGGCGCAGCCGCGCGCTCGGCACGCAAGCCCGCACGCTGGAGATCTACGAGCAGCTGGGGATCGTGGACGAGATACTCGCACTGGGGCAGCGCGTCACCGGGTTCGTCCGGCACGTCGAAGGGGCCGACGTCCAGCGGTTCGACTTCGGGTACAGCGACGTGCCGACCCGGTACGAGTACGGGCTGCTGGTCGACCAGACGCGGACCGAAGAGGTGCTCAGGCGGCGCGTCGAACGGCTCGGCGGCACGGTCGAATGGGGCACCCGGCTCGATTCGCTGTCCCAGGACGAGAACGGTGTGCGGGCGGTGCTCGTCGGGCAGGACGGGGCCGCGGCCGCGGTGGAGGTGCCGTGGCTGGTCGGCTGCGACGGAGCGCACAGCGTGGTCCGCAAGCAGCTTGGCATCCCGCTCGAAGGCGAGTCCACCTACACCTGGCTCGTCGCCGACGCCGAAGTGGAGATCGGCCTCGACCCGCACGCGGTGCACTGGTTCTTCGCCGACGGCGGCGCGGTGATGCTGTTCCCGATGCGGGACAAGGGAAGGTGGCGGCTCCTCGACACCGCGGACGCGCTGCTGGACAACGAGCCGTCGAAGGTGGCGGAGCGGTTCCAGCGCCGCGTCACCGCGGCCACCGGTCTTCCGGCGCGGTTCGGAGTCCCGGACTGGGTGTCCGTGTTCACCATCCAGCAGCGCGCGGTTCCCGAGATGCGCCGCGGCCGGTGCTTCGTCGCGGGCGACGCCGCGCACGTGCACAGCCCGGCCGGAGGCCAGGGCATGAACACCGGCCTGCAGGACGCGTTCAACCTCGGCTGGAAACTCGCCTCGGTCATCGACGGCACGGCGGGCGAGGAACTGCTGGACAGCTACGCGGCCGAGCGGGTGCCGATCGGGAAGAAGCTGCTGGAGTCCACCGCGATGATCACCAGCTACGTGCTCGGCACCACCGATGAGCGCTACGGGCAGGTGAACGGGCGCGAAATCCTCGGCACGATCCAGGCCCTGTCCATCAGTTATCCCCGCAGCCCGCTGACGGTGCCCGACGACGGCGGTGCGACACCTCGGCCGGGGGAACGGGTCACCGCCGTCACCGCGGACCGCGCCGGGGGTGACGGCTGGCTGGCACTCCTCGGCCAGCTCCGGAATCCACAGTGGACACTGCTGCGCCTCGGCAACCACGGAGGATCCGACGCCGCGCCGGAGGGAGTGGCGGTTCTGGCGCTCGACGACGCGGAGCTGTCCGAGGACCTCGGTGCCGAGGGCGGCGGCTGGCTGCTCATCCGGCCGGACGGCTACGTCTCGGCGCGCGGCGGGCCCGAGGATCCGGTTTCGTGGCCGGAGTACGCGATCAGACGGTGA
- a CDS encoding FMN-binding glutamate synthase family protein, protein MTRVVLVSVLCLLAAVAMAAVFVVSPWWLFAAVPLLAAGGTGCFDLIQRTHSVLRNYPVLGHFRYLLEAIRPELQQYFIERNTDGRPYDRDVRSIVYERAKGTEDESPFGTERDVYEDGYETFVHSFAPVPVPDEPPRVRVGGPDCAKPYEMALLNVSAMSFGSLSSNAILALNGGAAKGGFAHDTGEGGLSEYHLRHGGDLVWELGTGYFGCRTPDGGFDGGEFAEKSAHEAVKCLSLKLSQGAKPGIGGVLPGGKVNAEIAKVREVPQGKTVISPPYHRVFSTPRELVLFVARMRELADGKPAGFKLCLGSRRQFLAVCKAMVAEDVTPDFILVDGAEGGTGAAPLEFSDHIGVPLTDGLMTVHNALVGAGLRDRIRIGAAGKVATGADIVKRLIQGADYTNAARAMMFAVGCIQSQRCHTNHCPVGVATQDARRARALDVEDKTERVYRFQRATVRSAQQIMASMGVHRPEDLRPHQLRRRLDPITVRSYDELYEWLEPGQLIAEAPETWARDWAAADPDRFTV, encoded by the coding sequence GTGACGCGTGTGGTGCTCGTTTCGGTCCTCTGCCTGCTGGCGGCCGTCGCGATGGCGGCCGTTTTCGTGGTGTCCCCGTGGTGGCTGTTCGCCGCGGTCCCCTTGCTGGCCGCCGGGGGTACCGGGTGCTTCGACCTGATCCAGCGCACCCATTCGGTGCTGCGGAACTACCCCGTTCTGGGGCATTTCCGCTATCTGCTGGAGGCAATCCGGCCCGAGCTCCAGCAGTACTTCATCGAACGCAACACCGACGGGCGGCCGTACGACCGCGACGTGCGCAGCATCGTTTACGAGCGCGCGAAGGGCACCGAGGACGAATCGCCCTTCGGCACCGAACGGGACGTCTACGAGGACGGCTACGAAACCTTCGTGCATTCGTTCGCCCCGGTTCCGGTGCCGGACGAGCCGCCAAGGGTGCGCGTGGGCGGGCCGGACTGTGCGAAACCGTACGAAATGGCCCTGCTGAACGTGTCCGCGATGAGTTTCGGGTCGCTTTCGTCGAACGCGATACTGGCGCTCAACGGCGGCGCGGCCAAAGGCGGTTTCGCGCACGACACCGGCGAGGGCGGCTTGTCGGAATATCATTTGCGCCACGGTGGCGATCTGGTGTGGGAGCTCGGCACCGGCTACTTCGGGTGCCGCACCCCCGACGGCGGTTTCGACGGGGGCGAATTCGCCGAGAAGTCCGCGCACGAGGCCGTGAAATGCTTGTCGCTCAAGCTTTCCCAGGGCGCGAAGCCGGGTATCGGCGGCGTACTTCCCGGCGGCAAGGTCAATGCCGAGATCGCGAAGGTCCGCGAAGTCCCGCAAGGGAAAACGGTGATTTCGCCGCCGTACCACCGGGTCTTCTCCACGCCGAGGGAGCTCGTGCTGTTCGTGGCACGGATGCGCGAGCTGGCCGACGGCAAGCCCGCCGGTTTCAAGCTGTGCCTCGGCTCGCGGCGGCAGTTCCTCGCGGTGTGCAAGGCGATGGTGGCCGAGGACGTGACCCCGGACTTCATCCTGGTGGACGGCGCCGAGGGCGGTACCGGTGCCGCGCCGCTCGAATTCTCCGACCACATCGGCGTTCCGCTGACGGACGGGCTGATGACCGTCCACAACGCACTGGTCGGGGCGGGGTTGCGGGACCGGATCAGGATCGGCGCGGCGGGGAAGGTGGCCACCGGCGCCGATATCGTGAAACGGCTCATCCAGGGCGCGGACTACACGAACGCGGCGAGGGCGATGATGTTCGCGGTCGGCTGCATCCAGTCGCAGCGCTGCCACACCAACCACTGCCCGGTCGGTGTCGCCACGCAGGACGCCCGGCGCGCGCGGGCGCTCGACGTCGAGGACAAGACCGAACGCGTGTACCGGTTCCAGCGCGCGACGGTCCGCTCGGCACAGCAGATCATGGCCTCGATGGGCGTGCACCGCCCCGAAGACCTGCGCCCGCACCAGCTCCGGCGACGGCTCGACCCGATCACCGTGCGCTCCTACGACGAGCTGTACGAGTGGCTCGAACCTGGACAGCTCATCGCGGAGGCACCGGAAACCTGGGCACGGGACTGGGCGGCAGCCGATCCCGACCGCTTCACCGTCTGA
- a CDS encoding LysR family transcriptional regulator codes for MELRQFEHFLAVVRTGSFTGAAREAHVVQSALSASVRKLESELGAPLFERTTRRVMLTEAGRALLPVANRVVADVDAARSEVSAVAGLTRGAVAVGTIQALTVVDLPRELGVFRTRHPGVRIHVRDGTVPDLANAVADGELDLAYLAADGPLREDLVSFAQWSQRLVLVSYPGHRLAHRRRVRLGELDGEPFVGFTGSVLQMMIGRRFADAGIRYHQVCEATHVPLLVELVAAGLGVTIVPLRVAERSGLPFATLERPAFTRTIHLAGRVEEPVNPAARALLAHLTRGSS; via the coding sequence ATGGAGCTGCGGCAGTTCGAACACTTCCTCGCCGTCGTGCGCACCGGCAGCTTCACCGGGGCCGCGCGCGAGGCGCACGTCGTGCAGTCGGCGCTGAGCGCTTCGGTTCGCAAGCTCGAATCCGAGCTGGGCGCGCCGCTGTTCGAGCGGACCACCCGCAGGGTGATGCTGACCGAGGCGGGCCGCGCGCTGCTCCCGGTGGCGAACCGGGTGGTCGCCGACGTCGACGCGGCCAGGAGTGAGGTGTCCGCAGTGGCCGGGCTGACCCGCGGCGCGGTGGCCGTCGGCACCATCCAGGCGCTGACGGTCGTCGACCTGCCGCGCGAGCTGGGCGTGTTCCGGACGCGCCATCCCGGTGTGCGGATCCACGTCCGCGACGGCACGGTGCCGGATCTGGCGAACGCGGTCGCCGACGGCGAACTGGACCTGGCCTACCTCGCCGCCGACGGGCCGCTGCGGGAGGATCTCGTCAGTTTCGCGCAGTGGAGCCAGCGCCTGGTGCTGGTGAGCTACCCGGGGCACCGGCTCGCGCATCGCCGCCGGGTCCGGCTGGGGGAGCTCGACGGCGAACCGTTCGTCGGCTTCACCGGCAGCGTGCTGCAGATGATGATCGGCCGCAGGTTCGCCGACGCCGGGATCCGCTACCACCAGGTGTGCGAGGCGACGCACGTGCCGCTGCTCGTCGAGCTGGTGGCGGCGGGGCTCGGGGTGACCATCGTGCCGCTGCGGGTCGCCGAGCGCTCCGGGCTGCCGTTCGCCACGCTCGAACGGCCCGCGTTCACCAGGACGATCCACCTCGCTGGACGGGTCGAGGAGCCGGTCAACCCCGCCGCGCGCGCCCTGCTGGCGCACCTGACCCGCGGAAGCTCATGA
- a CDS encoding right-handed parallel beta-helix repeat-containing protein translates to MSRIPARSPLRALAVAACCLVVGGPVGTVEAAPPPDTVEVGTTAQLQAALAAASPGQTIKMAAGTYRGSFQATKPGTAAKPITLTGPADAVLVNDGPSGEAPDCPAPTPGWDSGYGLWLSGAAYWNLTGFTVRESKKGIVVDASPHTTIDGVTVDRIDEEAIHFRRSSADSVLKNSTVTNTGLVQKGYGEGVYLGSANSNWACHGNSGGVDRGDRIQVLGNHIGPGIAAEPIDVKEGTFEGVIKGNTFDGKGISGENSADSWIDVKGIGYTIEDNTGTFSEPGTFANGYETHNTSTNPSFDNGCGNVWRNNKSDLGGVGEYAIKISSTAKCKARPNVVYASNTVTGAKAGLTNIPVTP, encoded by the coding sequence GTGTCCCGCATCCCTGCCAGATCCCCACTTCGCGCGCTCGCCGTGGCGGCCTGCTGCCTCGTCGTCGGCGGTCCCGTCGGCACGGTCGAAGCCGCGCCCCCGCCCGACACGGTGGAGGTCGGCACGACCGCGCAACTCCAAGCTGCCTTGGCCGCCGCGTCGCCAGGGCAGACGATCAAGATGGCCGCGGGCACCTACCGCGGTTCGTTCCAGGCCACCAAACCGGGCACGGCGGCGAAACCCATCACGCTGACCGGCCCCGCCGACGCGGTGCTCGTGAACGACGGCCCGTCCGGTGAGGCGCCGGACTGCCCGGCCCCGACCCCCGGCTGGGACTCGGGATACGGCCTGTGGCTTTCCGGCGCCGCGTACTGGAACCTCACCGGGTTCACCGTGCGGGAGTCGAAGAAGGGGATCGTGGTCGACGCCTCACCGCACACCACGATCGACGGCGTGACGGTCGACCGCATCGACGAGGAAGCGATCCACTTCCGGCGCTCGTCGGCCGACAGCGTGCTGAAGAACTCCACGGTGACCAACACCGGACTGGTCCAAAAAGGATACGGCGAAGGGGTCTACCTCGGCTCGGCGAACTCGAACTGGGCCTGCCACGGCAATTCCGGCGGGGTGGACCGCGGTGACCGCATCCAGGTGCTGGGCAACCACATCGGACCGGGCATCGCGGCCGAGCCGATCGACGTGAAGGAAGGCACCTTCGAGGGCGTCATCAAGGGCAACACCTTCGACGGCAAGGGGATCTCCGGCGAGAACTCCGCCGATTCGTGGATCGACGTGAAGGGCATCGGCTACACCATCGAGGACAACACCGGCACCTTCTCGGAACCGGGCACGTTCGCCAACGGCTACGAGACGCACAACACGAGCACGAACCCGTCGTTCGACAACGGCTGCGGCAACGTCTGGCGCAACAACAAGTCCGATCTCGGCGGCGTCGGCGAGTACGCGATCAAGATCAGCTCGACGGCCAAGTGCAAGGCCAGGCCGAACGTCGTCTACGCCTCCAACACCGTCACCGGCGCGAAAGCGGGCCTGACCAACATCCCGGTCACCCCGTGA
- a CDS encoding discoidin domain-containing protein yields MVFEEYDVNARLATVSTAAAALLLTPLLTASAQASDILLSHEKQVVSSTMSDAASGADNAADGDTATSWTSAARPDPQWIRMDLGQRAAVHRVLLEWGAGPATAYRVEVSDDGSQWRQASLVTDGDGGVDDLTGLSAHGRFVRVVDLTPGAGHSLSELAVYGVPDSTGDTTAPSVRTGSAVGAITATTAELSWAEATDNIGVTGYDVLRDGKVIATTTTPAYTDTGLTPGTAYRYSVRARDAAGNVSTSADELKATTPQGKAGTYVLAAAGDIAAQCTASDSKCVHPKTAAQVGAMKPNAVITMGDNQYDDAHIEDFQKYFDKTWGKFKNIMHPVPGNHETYDHTPLGAYKEYFGKTATPNGKTYYSWELGNWHFIALDSTQFDKGFAAGKSEQLAWLKQDLAANKKGCVAAYYHHPRFSSGDHGDNKTVADIWSTLVNGKVDLVLNGHDHHYERFAPQNVDGKKDPNGPVQIIGGTGGMDLYPVHAEHPSTEKLLSTFGVLRLDLTDTGFATKLLGTDGSTLDSSPAYTCH; encoded by the coding sequence ATGGTATTCGAGGAGTATGACGTGAACGCACGCCTTGCCACCGTATCCACCGCGGCGGCCGCCCTGTTGCTCACCCCGTTGCTCACGGCCAGCGCGCAGGCCTCAGACATCCTGCTCTCCCACGAAAAGCAAGTCGTTTCCTCCACCATGTCCGACGCCGCGTCCGGTGCCGACAACGCGGCGGACGGCGACACCGCGACGAGCTGGACGAGCGCGGCCCGGCCCGATCCACAGTGGATCAGGATGGACCTCGGCCAGCGCGCCGCCGTCCACCGGGTGCTCCTGGAATGGGGTGCCGGTCCTGCCACGGCCTACCGGGTCGAGGTGTCCGACGACGGCAGCCAGTGGCGGCAGGCCAGCCTGGTGACCGACGGCGACGGCGGTGTGGACGACCTGACCGGCTTGTCGGCGCACGGCCGGTTCGTCCGGGTCGTCGACCTGACTCCTGGCGCGGGGCATTCGCTCAGCGAACTGGCGGTCTACGGCGTCCCGGACTCCACCGGCGACACCACGGCGCCTTCGGTTCGTACCGGGTCGGCGGTCGGCGCGATCACCGCGACGACGGCCGAGCTGAGCTGGGCGGAGGCCACCGACAACATCGGCGTCACCGGGTACGACGTGCTCCGCGACGGGAAGGTGATCGCCACGACCACCACGCCCGCCTACACCGACACCGGTCTCACGCCCGGCACCGCGTACCGGTATTCGGTCCGCGCGCGCGACGCGGCGGGGAACGTGTCCACCTCGGCCGATGAGCTGAAAGCGACCACGCCACAAGGGAAAGCGGGTACCTACGTGCTCGCGGCCGCCGGGGACATCGCCGCCCAGTGCACCGCGAGCGACTCGAAGTGCGTGCACCCCAAGACGGCGGCGCAGGTTGGCGCGATGAAGCCCAACGCGGTCATCACGATGGGCGACAACCAGTACGACGACGCGCACATCGAGGACTTCCAGAAGTACTTCGACAAGACCTGGGGCAAGTTCAAGAACATCATGCACCCGGTCCCCGGCAACCACGAGACCTACGACCACACGCCGCTCGGCGCGTACAAGGAGTACTTCGGCAAGACCGCGACGCCGAACGGGAAGACCTACTACAGCTGGGAACTCGGCAACTGGCACTTCATCGCGCTGGACTCGACCCAGTTCGACAAGGGGTTCGCCGCGGGCAAGTCCGAGCAGCTCGCGTGGCTCAAGCAGGACCTCGCGGCCAACAAGAAGGGCTGCGTCGCGGCGTACTACCACCACCCGCGGTTCAGCTCCGGTGACCACGGCGACAACAAGACCGTCGCCGACATCTGGTCCACTTTGGTCAACGGCAAGGTGGACCTGGTGCTCAACGGGCACGACCACCACTACGAGCGGTTCGCCCCGCAGAACGTGGACGGGAAGAAGGACCCGAACGGCCCGGTGCAGATCATCGGCGGCACCGGCGGTATGGACCTCTACCCCGTGCACGCGGAGCACCCGTCGACCGAGAAGCTGCTGTCGACGTTCGGGGTGCTGCGGCTGGACCTGACCGACACCGGCTTCGCCACGAAGCTGCTCGGCACCGATGGGTCCACATTGGACAGCAGCCCGGCCTACACCTGCCACTGA
- a CDS encoding MFS transporter: protein MYIATSRSADSAAGIPDPKGTARRVSGNVLALGMVSMVTDISSEMVTAVLPVYLVLGLGLSPLQFGVLDGLYSGVTALVRLAGGHVADRFGRFKAVAGFGYGLSAVCKLGLLAAGSSVGAIGAVLAADRTGKGLRTAPRDALISLSSEPEFLGRSFGVHRALDTVGAFLGPLVAMVVLWLSLGSYDAVFFTSFCVAALGVLVLVVAVRDRTKPSPVRARPSLSESAGLLKIASFRRICWWAALLGLVTVSDSFVYLLLQRRSDIAQVYFSLLPLGTAGVYLLLAVPLGRLADRIGRWKVFLGGHVALVCALLTLVGPFDGVLLAVVALALHGVFYAATDGVLMAAAGPCLPEHLRASGMALVQTGQATTRMISSVLFGWAWTAWDLYPAVLVTTGVLAAVVLAAAVVRPLRRVEVPA, encoded by the coding sequence ATGTACATCGCAACGAGCCGCAGCGCGGATTCCGCGGCGGGCATACCCGATCCCAAGGGCACCGCGCGCAGGGTGAGCGGCAACGTGCTCGCACTGGGCATGGTCAGCATGGTCACCGACATCTCGTCGGAGATGGTGACCGCGGTGCTGCCGGTCTACCTCGTGCTCGGGCTGGGGCTGAGCCCGCTGCAGTTCGGCGTGCTCGACGGGCTCTACTCGGGCGTGACCGCGCTCGTCCGGCTGGCCGGTGGGCACGTCGCCGACCGGTTCGGCCGGTTCAAGGCGGTCGCGGGGTTCGGCTACGGCCTGTCCGCGGTCTGCAAGCTCGGCTTGCTGGCCGCGGGCTCCTCGGTCGGTGCGATCGGCGCGGTGCTCGCCGCCGATCGCACCGGGAAGGGGTTGCGGACCGCGCCCCGCGACGCGTTGATCTCGCTCAGCAGCGAGCCCGAGTTCCTCGGCCGGTCGTTCGGCGTGCACCGCGCACTCGACACGGTCGGCGCGTTCCTCGGACCGCTCGTGGCGATGGTCGTGCTGTGGCTGAGCCTCGGCAGCTACGACGCGGTGTTCTTCACCAGTTTCTGCGTCGCCGCACTGGGCGTGCTGGTGCTGGTGGTGGCCGTGCGGGACCGGACGAAGCCGTCGCCCGTGCGCGCCAGGCCTTCGCTGTCCGAGTCCGCGGGCCTGCTGAAGATCGCGTCGTTCCGGCGCATCTGCTGGTGGGCGGCGCTGCTCGGGCTGGTCACCGTCAGCGACTCGTTCGTGTACCTGCTGCTGCAGCGCCGGTCGGACATCGCGCAGGTCTACTTCTCGCTGCTGCCCCTCGGCACGGCCGGGGTCTACCTGCTGCTCGCGGTACCGCTCGGCCGCCTCGCCGACCGGATCGGGCGGTGGAAGGTGTTCCTCGGCGGACATGTCGCGCTCGTCTGCGCGTTGCTGACGCTGGTCGGCCCGTTCGACGGCGTCCTGCTCGCGGTCGTCGCGCTGGCACTGCACGGGGTGTTCTACGCGGCCACCGACGGGGTGCTGATGGCCGCCGCGGGGCCGTGCCTGCCGGAGCACCTGCGGGCGAGCGGGATGGCACTGGTCCAAACCGGACAGGCGACTACGCGGATGATCTCCTCGGTGCTGTTCGGCTGGGCGTGGACGGCGTGGGACCTGTACCCGGCGGTGCTCGTCACCACGGGCGTGCTGGCGGCGGTGGTGCTCGCGGCCGCGGTGGTGCGGCCGTTGCGCAGGGTGGAGGTGCCCGCGTGA
- a CDS encoding TolB family protein, which produces MRSRWLIVLVTVLVLAGAAIGYTWYAREKTARHGDVNVVPVVSGQALSVPSPGQVLFRNTAAGPDYGRVAQVPAASPGAPRHTAGLSCDRFAAAGGKALCLAARPGVLPPVTDITVLDKDLRVLRTFDLPGSPSRARLSPSGRMAAWTLFVTGDSYAATGFSTRAGILDIETGELVKTVEEMPLQVNGEQYFSADVNYWGITFASNDDRFYLTMASKGKTYLVEADFRAYRGRALHENVECPSLSPDGSRVAYKKRVSADQSAPWRLAVLELASGKETVLAETRSVDDQAAWLDGKTVLYSLPGRDGSSDIWSVPADGTGAPALFVTGGASPAVGR; this is translated from the coding sequence GTGCGTTCCCGCTGGCTCATCGTGCTGGTGACCGTGCTCGTGCTGGCCGGGGCCGCGATCGGGTACACCTGGTACGCCAGGGAAAAGACCGCGCGGCACGGCGATGTCAACGTGGTCCCGGTGGTGTCGGGCCAGGCGCTGTCGGTGCCGTCGCCGGGGCAGGTCCTCTTCCGCAACACCGCGGCGGGACCCGACTACGGCAGGGTGGCGCAGGTGCCAGCCGCTTCACCCGGTGCGCCGCGGCACACCGCGGGCCTGTCGTGCGACCGGTTCGCGGCGGCGGGCGGGAAGGCGCTCTGCCTCGCCGCCCGCCCTGGCGTGCTGCCGCCCGTCACCGATATCACCGTGCTGGACAAGGATTTGCGCGTGCTGCGCACTTTCGACCTGCCGGGTTCGCCGAGCAGGGCGAGGCTTTCCCCGTCCGGGCGGATGGCGGCGTGGACGCTGTTCGTGACCGGTGACTCCTACGCCGCGACCGGGTTCTCCACCAGGGCGGGCATTCTCGACATCGAAACCGGTGAGCTGGTCAAGACGGTCGAAGAGATGCCGTTGCAGGTCAACGGGGAGCAGTACTTTTCGGCCGATGTGAACTACTGGGGGATCACCTTCGCCTCGAACGACGACCGGTTCTACCTGACGATGGCGAGCAAGGGCAAGACGTACTTGGTGGAAGCCGATTTCCGCGCCTATCGCGGGCGTGCGCTGCACGAGAACGTGGAATGCCCATCGCTGTCCCCGGACGGCAGCAGGGTCGCGTACAAGAAGCGCGTTTCGGCGGATCAGTCGGCGCCGTGGCGGCTGGCCGTGCTGGAACTGGCCAGTGGCAAGGAAACCGTGCTCGCCGAAACCCGCAGCGTCGACGACCAGGCCGCGTGGCTGGACGGGAAGACCGTGCTGTACTCGCTTCCCGGCCGGGACGGGAGCAGCGACATCTGGTCGGTGCCCGCCGACGGCACCGGTGCGCCAGCCCTGTTCGTCACCGGGGGCGCTTCCCCCGCCGTGGGTCGTTAG